Proteins co-encoded in one Malus domestica chromosome 09, GDT2T_hap1 genomic window:
- the LOC103444317 gene encoding thioredoxin M2, chloroplastic-like — MWKKTNTCPYIIGMGHHVAVNLCSASPSPKHGIRSAPTIMIFIVGERKDTIIGAAPKITLTSTIEKFL, encoded by the coding sequence ATGTGGAAAAAAACTAATACATGTCCTTATATCATTGGCATGGGACACCATGTGGCGGTGAACCTGTGCAGTGCAAGTCCTTCTCCCAAACATGGCATTCGGAGTGCCCCaactatcatgattttcatcGTCGGTGAGAGAAAGGACACGATAATTGGTGCTGCGCCTAAAATCACATTAACTAGCACCATAGAGAAATTTTTGTAG
- the LOC103444116 gene encoding pentatricopeptide repeat-containing protein At2g20710, mitochondrial-like isoform X1, with the protein MIKLLGSNPRRVNAISGSSRALFCSIKAAASSQPPFEPLYIRISRAGNPRVSVVPILNQWVEEGRDVKKWELQSFIKLFRKYRRYSHALQISEWMSDARNQYLTPGDIAVRLDLISKVRGLQQAEAYFNSIPDQLRNFKVYGALLFSYVENKSSEKAEIIFEKMNELGYLKGSVAYNAMLTLYSQIGKHEKLDILVKEMEEKGIDYDSYTLKILLNSYAAISEIDRMEKLLMKIEADPLVNVDWNGYVIAANGFLKAGLLEKASTMLRRSEQLISNKTSKFAYEVLLTLYATIGNKDEVYRIWNIYKNMVGLYNSGYLCMLSSLVKLGDIDSAEMIVEEWESAAKFFDIRIPNLLITAYCKKDLLEKADLYIKRLEESGKELDASIWTRLATGYHMNGQMDKAVETMKKAILESRAGWKFNHLTLAACLEYLKEKGDVEVAQELSRLIRETDHFSADLCDKLDKYVIGELHRRDGEVSQELLRLLTGSDHLSTDLYDKVEDYTYDESKVMALIN; encoded by the exons ATGATTAAGCTTCTTGGTTCAAATCCACGGCGTGTCAATGCCATTTCTGGGAGTTCTCGTGCACTGTTTTGCTCAATTAAGGCCGCGGCCTCCTCCCAACCCCCATTTGAGCCTTTGTACATTAGGATCTCCCGGGCTGGAAATCCTAGGGTTTCCGTTGTACCGATTCTCAATCAGTGGGTGGAAGAAGGGAGAGATGTCAAGAAATGGGAACTTCAGAGTTTCATCAAGCTGTTCCGTAAATATCGCCGCTACAGCCACGCTCTCCag ATTTCAGAATGGATGAGTGATGCACGGAACCAGTATCTAACTCCGGGAGATATTGCGGTTCGGCTAGATTTGATCTCAAAGGTTCGTGGCCTACAACAAGCTGAGGCGTACTTCAATAGCATACCAGACCAACTGAGAAACTTCAAGGTGTATGGTGCTCTTTTATTCAGCTATGTAGAGAATAAATCTTCAGAAAAGGCTGAGATTATTTTCGAGAAGATGAACGAGTTAGGTTATTTGAAGGGATCAGTAGCTTATAATGCTATGCTGACCCTCTATTCTCAGATAGGTAAACATGAAAAACTAGATATTCTAGTAAAGGAGATGGAAGAAAAGGGCATTGATTATGACAGTTATACATTGAAGATTCTATTGAATTCGTATGCAGCCATTTCTGAGATAGACAGAATGGAGAAGCTTTTAATGAAGATAGAAGCCGATCCTTTGGTCAATGTAGACTGGAATGGTTATGTTATTGCAGCAAATGGGTTCTTGAAAGCTGGCTTATTAGAGAAGGCTTCAACAATGCTTAGGCGATCAGAACAGCTCATCAGCAATAAAACAAGTAAATTTGCTTATGAAGTCCTCCTCACTTTATATGCTACTATTGGGAATAAAGATGAGGTTTATCGTATTTGGAATATTTACAAAAATATGGTGGGATTATACAATTCTGGCTATCTTTGTATGCTAAGTTCATTAGTAAAGCTGGGTGACATTGATAGTGCTGAGATGATCGTGGAGGAATGGGAATCTGCGGCCAAGTTCTTTGACATTCGAATTCCCAACTTGTTGATCACTGCGTACTGCAAGAAAGATCTTTTGGAGAAGGCTGATTTATATATAAAGCGGCTTGAAGAGAGCGGTAAGGAGCTGGATGCAAGCATTTGGACTCGTTTGGCAACCGGATATCATATGAATGGTCAGATGGATAAGGCAGTGGAAACAATGAAAAAAGCAATATTAGAAAGTCGAGCAGGATGGAAGTTCAATCATCTAACTTTGGCTGCATGTCTTGAATACTTGAAAGAGAAGGGAGACGTGGAAGTAGCACAAGAGCTTTCGAGATTAATTAGAGAAACAGATCATTTTTCAGCTGATTTGTGTGATAAATTAGATAAGTATGTTATTGGTGAACTTCATAGAAGAGATGGGGAAGTATCACAAGAACTTTTGAGATTGTTGACAGGGAGTGATCATCTTTCAACCGATTTGTATGATAAGGTTGAAGATTACACATATGATGAATCTAAGGTTATGGCATTGATAAATTGA
- the LOC103431499 gene encoding pentatricopeptide repeat-containing protein At2g20710, mitochondrial-like has translation MKLNCMSKLISFSLQNPRKNYTLFNSIRPSSSSSSSSSPSWSNSLHDRIKVIRDPKASVLPVLEQWVSEGQAVEKQQLQSLVRLLKDFRRFNHALEISQWMTDRRYFDLSPSDAAARLNLIHRVHGLEHAENYFNNLSKSLKSLNAYGALLCVYVQERSVEKAEATMQKMKKMGMAKTSFPYNMLINLYSQNGQYEKINILMQEMEENGIPIDKYTLRNRMMAYIAASDLPGMEAILNRMEEDPNLIVDWKIYSMAANGYLKVGLTEKAISMLKMLEGLMPLQGKKSVEFLLTLYASTGNKEELYRVWDTYKPSNEPVDVPYGCMISSLAKLDDIEGAEGIFEEWESQCKIYDFRVLNRLLVAYCKRGLFDKAESVVNKAVEGRIPYASTWNVLAIGYTEKQQMPKAVEMLKKALSVGRRGWVPHSPTLTACLDYLEGQGDIEGIEEIINLLKNLGPLSEDLYHRLLRASVAAGKSVAIILDQMKVDGFTADEEAYKVIETSLS, from the exons ATGAAGCTTAATTGCATGAGCAAGCTCATCTCCTTCTCCCTTCAAAACCCTCGAAAGAATTACACTCTTTTCAATTCAATccgcccttcttcttcttcttcgtcttcttcttcgccTTCGTGGTCGAATTCTCTCCATGACCGCATAAAGGTCATCAGAGACCCAAAAGCCTCAGTTCTGCCGGTGCTGGAACAATGGGTCAGTGAGGGTCAGGCTGTTGAGAAGCAGCAGCTTCAGTCGCTCGTTCGGCTCTTGAAGGACTTTAGACGCTTCAATCACGCTCTTGAG ATATCCCAATGGATGACGGATCGTAGGTATTTTGATTTATCTCCAAGTGATGCTGCTGCTAGATTGAACTTAATCCACAGAGTTCATGGACTAGAGCATGCAGAAAATTACTTCAACAATCTGTCAAAAAGTTTAAAATCGCTTAACGCATATGGCGCCCTTCTATGCGTTTATGTGCAAGAGCGGTCTGTTGAGAAAGCAGAAGCGACCAtgcagaagatgaagaagatgggtaTGGCAAAAACCTCATTCCCTTACAACATGTTGATCAATCTTTATTCCCAAAATGGACAATATGAGAAGATCAACATACTGATGCAAGAAATGGAAGAGAATGGAATCCCAATTGACAAGTACACGTTGAGAAATCGAATGATGGCATATATTGCAGCATCTGACTTGCCTGGGATGGAAGCTATCCTAAATAGGATGGAGGAAGATCCAAACTTAATCGTCGACTGGAAAATATATTCAATGGCAGCAAATGGGTATCTAAAAGTCGGGTTAACAGAGAAGGCTATTTCAATGCTGAAGATGCTGGAGGGATTGATGCCTCTTCAAGGGAAGAAATCGGTAGAATTTCTTCTGACTCTTTATGCAAGTACTGGCAATAAAGAGGAGCTCTACAGAGTTTGGGATACATACAAGCCATCGAATGAACCAGTGGATGTACCATATGGCTGCATGATCTCATCTCTGGCGAAGTTGGATGATATTGAGGGGGCTGAAGGGATATTTGAGGAATGGGAGTCACAATGCAAAATATACGACTTTCGGGTGCTGAACAGGCTTCTTGTTGCCTATTGCAAAAGGGGTCTTTTTGATAAGGCAGAATCAGTTGTAAACAAGGCAGTAGAAGGAAGAATCCCTTATGCCAGCACATGGAATGTGTTAGCAATAGGTTATACAGAGAAGCAGCAAATGCCTAAAGCAGTTGAAATGTTGAAGAAGGCACTCTCAGTGGGTAGGCGAGGCTGGGTGCCGCATTCCCCAACTTTGACAGCCTGTTTGGATTATTTGGAAGGGCAGGGAGATATTGAAGGAATTGAAGAGATcataaatttactaaaaaacTTGGGTCCTTTGTCCGAGGATTTGTATCACAGACTTCTGAGGGCTAGTGTTGCAGCTGGAAAATCAGTTGCTATAATTCTTGATCAGATGAAAGTGGATGGGTTTACTGCTGATGAAGAAGCATATAAGGTCATTGAAACAAGCCTAAGTTAG
- the LOC103444116 gene encoding pentatricopeptide repeat-containing protein At2g20710, mitochondrial-like isoform X2, with amino-acid sequence MSDARNQYLTPGDIAVRLDLISKVRGLQQAEAYFNSIPDQLRNFKVYGALLFSYVENKSSEKAEIIFEKMNELGYLKGSVAYNAMLTLYSQIGKHEKLDILVKEMEEKGIDYDSYTLKILLNSYAAISEIDRMEKLLMKIEADPLVNVDWNGYVIAANGFLKAGLLEKASTMLRRSEQLISNKTSKFAYEVLLTLYATIGNKDEVYRIWNIYKNMVGLYNSGYLCMLSSLVKLGDIDSAEMIVEEWESAAKFFDIRIPNLLITAYCKKDLLEKADLYIKRLEESGKELDASIWTRLATGYHMNGQMDKAVETMKKAILESRAGWKFNHLTLAACLEYLKEKGDVEVAQELSRLIRETDHFSADLCDKLDKYVIGELHRRDGEVSQELLRLLTGSDHLSTDLYDKVEDYTYDESKVMALIN; translated from the coding sequence ATGAGTGATGCACGGAACCAGTATCTAACTCCGGGAGATATTGCGGTTCGGCTAGATTTGATCTCAAAGGTTCGTGGCCTACAACAAGCTGAGGCGTACTTCAATAGCATACCAGACCAACTGAGAAACTTCAAGGTGTATGGTGCTCTTTTATTCAGCTATGTAGAGAATAAATCTTCAGAAAAGGCTGAGATTATTTTCGAGAAGATGAACGAGTTAGGTTATTTGAAGGGATCAGTAGCTTATAATGCTATGCTGACCCTCTATTCTCAGATAGGTAAACATGAAAAACTAGATATTCTAGTAAAGGAGATGGAAGAAAAGGGCATTGATTATGACAGTTATACATTGAAGATTCTATTGAATTCGTATGCAGCCATTTCTGAGATAGACAGAATGGAGAAGCTTTTAATGAAGATAGAAGCCGATCCTTTGGTCAATGTAGACTGGAATGGTTATGTTATTGCAGCAAATGGGTTCTTGAAAGCTGGCTTATTAGAGAAGGCTTCAACAATGCTTAGGCGATCAGAACAGCTCATCAGCAATAAAACAAGTAAATTTGCTTATGAAGTCCTCCTCACTTTATATGCTACTATTGGGAATAAAGATGAGGTTTATCGTATTTGGAATATTTACAAAAATATGGTGGGATTATACAATTCTGGCTATCTTTGTATGCTAAGTTCATTAGTAAAGCTGGGTGACATTGATAGTGCTGAGATGATCGTGGAGGAATGGGAATCTGCGGCCAAGTTCTTTGACATTCGAATTCCCAACTTGTTGATCACTGCGTACTGCAAGAAAGATCTTTTGGAGAAGGCTGATTTATATATAAAGCGGCTTGAAGAGAGCGGTAAGGAGCTGGATGCAAGCATTTGGACTCGTTTGGCAACCGGATATCATATGAATGGTCAGATGGATAAGGCAGTGGAAACAATGAAAAAAGCAATATTAGAAAGTCGAGCAGGATGGAAGTTCAATCATCTAACTTTGGCTGCATGTCTTGAATACTTGAAAGAGAAGGGAGACGTGGAAGTAGCACAAGAGCTTTCGAGATTAATTAGAGAAACAGATCATTTTTCAGCTGATTTGTGTGATAAATTAGATAAGTATGTTATTGGTGAACTTCATAGAAGAGATGGGGAAGTATCACAAGAACTTTTGAGATTGTTGACAGGGAGTGATCATCTTTCAACCGATTTGTATGATAAGGTTGAAGATTACACATATGATGAATCTAAGGTTATGGCATTGATAAATTGA
- the LOC103429372 gene encoding E3 ubiquitin-protein ligase RMA1H1-like, with translation MATEQLFPEVVAQDNSIGQDKCSFEKWNTVSDGVADSDNKSCGTFDCSICLDSVQDPVVTLCGHLYCWPCIYKWLQFQSPSSENQDEQKQPQCPVCKAEVSESSLVPLYGRGQTTKPPKPSKGKAPHLGIVIPRRPFRPCGADTPRSARTPTSQYVTPQLHHRSSPYGSQLNSPLQDPMNSPGVATTAINPGADMFGEMVYARVFGNSLTNLYTNSNSYNLAGSGSPRVRRHVMQADKSLSRICFFLFCCFMLCLVLF, from the coding sequence ATGGCTACAGAGCAGCTTTTTCCAGAGGTTGTGGCTCAAGATAACTCCATTGGACAAGATAAATGTTCCTTTGAAAAATGGAATACCGTATCTGATGGAGTCGCGGACTCCGACAACAAATCCTGTGGCACCTTCGACTGCAGCATCTGCTTAGACTCTGTGCAGGATCCTGTGGTCACCCTCTGCGGTCACCTCTACTGCTGGCCTTGCATATACAAGTGGCTTCAGTTCCAAAGCCCGTCTTCCGAAAACCAAGATGAGCAGAAACAGCCCCAGTGCCCTGTATGCAAAGCTGAAGTCTCCGAGTCCTCTCTAGTCCCACTCTACGGCCGCGGACAAACAACCAAACCCCCAAAGCCCTCGAAAGGCAAGGCTCCTCATCTTGGTATAGTGATTCCGAGAAGACCCTTTCGTCCTTGTGGGGCTGACACACCGCGATCAGCCCGGACACCCACCAGTCAATACGTTACTCCGCAACTTCATCATCGGAGTTCTCCTTACGGTTCACAACTAAACAGTCCCCTACAAGACCCAATGAATAGTCCTGGCGTCGCCACAACCGCGATCAATCCAGGAGCTGACATGTTTGGTGAAATGGTATATGCAAGGGTTTTTGGCAACTCGTTAACAAACTTGTATACCAATTCGAATTCGTATAATCTGGCGGGGAGCGGTAGTCCGAGGGTTAGAAGGCATGTAATGCAGGCTGATAAGTCGCTCAGCAGAATATGTTTTTTTCTCTTCTGTTGCTTTATGCTGTGCCTTGTTTTGTTCTGA
- the LOC103444114 gene encoding GPI-anchored protein LLG1-like has product MAFSSHPFFFFLFLVLGFASSTTFLSYDIFESGGSSTGGRALLQAKKNCPVNFENQNYTIITSKCKGPNYPAKSCCDALKDFACPFTEEINDLKNDCASTMFSYINIYGKYPPGLFASQCREGKEGLACPAEAPKSDQKSSRGHISATHSIMLALTAALLVLSSFHRF; this is encoded by the exons ATGGCGTTTTCATCTCatccctttttcttcttcttgttccttGTATTGGGTTTTGCCTCCTCCACCACCTTCCTCTCTT ATGATATCTTCGAGTCAGGTGGATCATCCACCGGAGGACGTGCCCTTCTTCAGGCCAAAAAAA ATTGTCCTGTGAACTTTGAGAATCAGAACTACACAATCATTACAAGCAAGTGCAAAGGACCAAACTACCCAGCAAAGAGCTGCTGTGATGCGTTGAAGGATTTTGCTTGTCcttttacagaagaaatcaATGACTTGAAAAATGATTGTGCTTCAACCATGTTCAGCTACATAAACATCTACGGGAAGTACCCTCCTGGTCTGTTTGCGTCTCAATGCCGCGAAGGGAAAGAAGGTCTCGCATGTCCCGCTGAGGCACCGAAATCTGATCAGAAGAGCAGCAGAGGTCACATATCAGCTACTCACTCCATCATGCTAGCACTAACTGCTGCCTTGCTTGTATTATCATCCTTCCATAGGTTCTGA